The Pirellulales bacterium genome includes a region encoding these proteins:
- a CDS encoding toxin-antitoxin system HicB family antitoxin: MNLTEGADIMEKAQAIRSKAQLLFDQQKDWATFFREVLGTSGIVHQLYPDTESRMEFEQTPEYNELQQMLTKLRDRNGQPPPEDEATRVITVRIPKCLHESLKTEAHSRKTSMNQLCISKLVQRIDAEMIPNA; encoded by the coding sequence ATGAATCTGACCGAAGGAGCCGACATTATGGAAAAAGCGCAAGCGATCCGATCGAAAGCCCAACTCCTGTTCGACCAGCAGAAAGACTGGGCGACATTCTTCCGCGAGGTGCTGGGCACCAGCGGGATCGTGCATCAACTGTATCCCGACACCGAGTCGCGGATGGAATTCGAACAGACGCCGGAATACAACGAATTGCAGCAGATGCTGACAAAACTTCGCGATCGGAACGGCCAACCGCCGCCGGAGGACGAGGCGACTCGCGTAATCACTGTCCGGATTCCCAAGTGCTTGCACGAATCGCTCAAGACGGAAGCGCATTCGCGCAAAACGAGCATGAACCAGCTCTGCATCTCGAAGCTGGTGCAACGGATCGACGCCGAAATGATCCCGAATGCTTAG
- a CDS encoding serine/threonine-protein kinase, with the protein MTAGKSSQTRVALPAADAPPALAGEVPSTSSSPLAPLASPLPGSSSATLLATGPTLPPNFDSERTVISKEMPAAVPLPMAHLPPTEMGRVLQGQRLGHYELQEFVGGGGMGAVFRALDTMLDRIVAVKVLSRVQSNDEETLRRFKNEAQSAARLDHENIGRVHYVGEDQGWHYIVFEFIEGINLRDVVDRDGPLPLADAVSYTLQVTDALAHAAQRDVVHRDIKPSNVLVTPGGRAKLVDMGLARLHQVEHSGDDLTASGVTLGTFDYISPEQARDPRNADVRSDIYSLGCTLYFMLTGRPPFPDGTVLQKLLQHQGEEPSDPRMLRPDLPDELLKVLRRMLVKVPQQRYQRPEALIRDLMAVATKLGLPAPAISSPLSTPRSEPRPLVVRHLPWLVPVAALLLIAIIEAVVSRWSNADVTPPPIRHAAAAGAGATLRPGDTDRNVATQNGDNAKSADGEKSANPPTGPHRSSTATDRALPPSPANGNELSARSSKSKTAGRSPPSDDQDVAAADKSAATTDPIKPARSGGPEDASRRSAAPLAPAEAAIGAAPTAADAADLHKLIQRWLKSLLAAERGGDSSAAVRVPWDPAAASATVAASNSERSPRTATNTDPFAAPPADRKGLLIVSRSHEGLSDYTSVGEACRAAKSGDVIELRYSGRLDNRPIAFSGQRLTIRAGDGYSPVINFVPRESDLAQSRSMISLGGSQLSLINLQLELDVPREVVSQSWTLSEIRPGESIRLDGCTLTVRNASDSGAAYQPDVAFFDIRAVPGQGVMALRDAAMVRPAALLQLKNCIVRGEALFLRANELQPAQIAWENGLLATSERFLAATGGPSDPKPQGQVQIELRHVTAFVHGGFTLLTATPDAPLELPLEINANDCIFVGRSAAPLIEQSGVDEPEDLRKHVTWNGDRNFYDGFGTFWRIGGPGGAETTVEMTFSDWQGFWGPREIQPSADQVVWQKLPAGDRPANQHRPTDYALRGGENPAHSAASDGHDAGVEADQLPAVKD; encoded by the coding sequence ATGACCGCGGGCAAGTCCAGTCAAACTCGGGTGGCTCTTCCGGCGGCGGACGCACCTCCGGCATTGGCCGGCGAAGTGCCATCGACTTCCTCATCACCGCTTGCCCCTCTCGCTTCGCCACTTCCTGGATCGAGCAGTGCGACACTGCTGGCGACCGGCCCGACGCTCCCGCCAAACTTCGACAGCGAGCGGACGGTGATCTCGAAAGAGATGCCCGCCGCCGTGCCGCTGCCGATGGCTCATTTGCCGCCAACCGAAATGGGAAGGGTCCTGCAAGGGCAGCGGCTCGGGCACTACGAGCTGCAGGAGTTCGTCGGCGGCGGCGGCATGGGAGCGGTGTTTCGCGCGCTCGACACGATGCTCGATCGCATCGTGGCGGTCAAAGTGTTGTCGAGAGTCCAATCGAACGACGAGGAAACGCTTCGGCGTTTCAAGAACGAGGCCCAATCCGCGGCCCGACTCGATCACGAAAATATCGGCCGCGTGCATTACGTCGGCGAAGACCAGGGCTGGCACTACATCGTTTTCGAATTCATCGAGGGGATCAACCTCCGCGACGTCGTCGATCGCGATGGGCCGTTGCCACTGGCCGACGCCGTGAGCTATACGCTTCAGGTGACCGATGCTCTGGCCCATGCCGCTCAGCGCGATGTGGTCCACCGCGACATCAAACCCTCGAACGTGCTCGTCACTCCCGGCGGCCGCGCCAAGCTCGTCGATATGGGATTGGCGCGGCTGCACCAGGTGGAGCACTCGGGGGACGATCTGACGGCGAGCGGAGTGACGCTCGGCACCTTCGACTACATCTCGCCCGAGCAGGCCCGCGATCCGCGCAACGCCGACGTTCGCAGCGACATCTATTCGCTCGGCTGCACGCTCTATTTCATGCTGACCGGCCGCCCGCCGTTTCCCGATGGCACGGTGCTGCAAAAGCTCTTGCAACATCAAGGCGAGGAGCCTTCCGATCCGCGAATGTTGCGGCCCGACCTGCCCGACGAACTGCTCAAGGTGTTGCGGCGGATGTTGGTGAAAGTGCCGCAGCAGCGCTACCAGCGGCCGGAGGCGCTGATCCGCGATCTCATGGCGGTGGCGACTAAGCTCGGCTTGCCGGCTCCCGCGATCAGCTCGCCGCTCTCGACGCCCAGATCGGAACCGCGGCCGCTCGTCGTACGGCATCTGCCCTGGCTCGTGCCGGTCGCCGCGCTGCTGCTGATCGCGATTATCGAGGCCGTCGTCAGCCGCTGGAGCAACGCCGACGTAACCCCGCCCCCCATCCGCCATGCGGCGGCCGCCGGCGCCGGGGCAACTTTGCGGCCTGGCGACACGGACCGCAACGTCGCCACCCAAAACGGCGACAACGCCAAATCGGCCGACGGCGAAAAATCCGCGAACCCACCGACCGGCCCCCACAGATCGTCAACCGCCACCGACAGGGCCCTTCCCCCCTCGCCCGCGAACGGAAATGAACTTTCCGCTCGATCGAGCAAATCAAAAACGGCGGGTAGGTCACCGCCAAGCGACGACCAAGATGTCGCCGCCGCGGATAAGTCGGCCGCAACCACGGACCCCATAAAGCCCGCAAGATCCGGCGGGCCGGAGGACGCGTCGCGGAGGTCGGCGGCGCCGCTGGCTCCCGCGGAGGCCGCGATCGGCGCCGCGCCGACCGCCGCCGATGCCGCCGATCTGCACAAGCTGATACAACGCTGGCTCAAGAGTCTGCTCGCCGCGGAGCGCGGCGGAGATTCATCGGCGGCGGTTCGCGTTCCTTGGGATCCGGCGGCCGCTTCGGCAACCGTCGCCGCCAGCAATTCCGAGCGTTCGCCTCGGACTGCGACCAACACCGATCCGTTCGCCGCTCCCCCAGCCGACCGGAAGGGATTGTTGATCGTCAGCCGGTCGCACGAAGGGCTGAGCGACTATACGTCGGTAGGGGAAGCCTGCCGTGCCGCCAAGAGCGGCGACGTGATCGAGCTGCGATACTCGGGACGGCTCGACAATCGGCCGATCGCTTTCTCCGGCCAACGGCTGACGATTCGCGCCGGCGACGGGTATTCGCCGGTCATCAATTTCGTGCCGCGCGAAAGCGATCTGGCGCAATCGCGCAGCATGATTTCGCTGGGCGGCAGCCAGTTGTCGCTGATCAATCTGCAGCTCGAACTAGACGTGCCGCGCGAGGTCGTCTCCCAAAGTTGGACGCTCAGCGAGATTCGGCCCGGAGAATCGATTCGCTTGGACGGCTGCACGCTCACGGTCCGCAATGCTTCCGATTCCGGCGCCGCCTATCAGCCGGACGTCGCGTTCTTCGATATTCGTGCCGTTCCTGGTCAGGGAGTGATGGCCCTGCGCGATGCGGCGATGGTGCGGCCGGCCGCTTTGCTGCAACTGAAGAACTGCATCGTCCGCGGCGAGGCCCTGTTCCTCAGGGCCAACGAATTGCAGCCCGCTCAAATCGCGTGGGAAAATGGTCTCTTGGCCACGTCCGAACGGTTCCTCGCGGCGACCGGCGGCCCGAGCGATCCCAAGCCGCAAGGGCAGGTGCAGATTGAACTGCGGCACGTCACGGCCTTCGTTCACGGCGGTTTCACGCTGCTGACGGCCACTCCCGACGCCCCGTTGGAATTGCCGCTGGAAATCAACGCCAATGACTGCATCTTCGTCGGCCGGTCCGCGGCGCCGCTCATCGAGCAATCGGGCGTTGACGAGCCGGAGGATTTGCGCAAGCACGTCACCTGGAACGGCGACCGCAATTTCTACGATGGCTTCGGCACCTTTTGGCGAATCGGCGGACCCGGCGGCGCGGAGACGACCGTGGAAATGACGTTCTCCGACTGGCAAGGTTTCTGGGGCCCGCGCGAAATTCAACCCAGCGCCGATCAAGTGGTCTGGCAGAAGCTCCCGGCGGGTGACCGCCCAGCGAATCAACACCGGCCCACCGACTACGCCCTTCGCGGCGGTGAAAACCCAGCCCACAGCGCCGCCAGCGACGGCCACGACGCCGGCGTCGAAGCCGACCAACTGCCTGCGGTCAAGGACTGA
- a CDS encoding cupredoxin family copper-binding protein, whose protein sequence is MLAVFGQWKATFKTFQKLTLGMAMSSSLLVLNGCFKSQAEKPTSAAATANHETVTQSVDVASAANPGTDSSAAPNQVTIDNFAFNPQTLTVHVGTKVTWINHDDVPHTATSAVKPTVFDSKALDTDDKFSFVFTAPGTYPYFCAVHPHMTGEIVVK, encoded by the coding sequence ATGCTGGCAGTGTTTGGTCAATGGAAGGCGACATTTAAGACATTCCAAAAGTTGACGCTGGGAATGGCCATGTCGTCGTCTCTCTTGGTTCTAAACGGATGTTTCAAGTCGCAGGCGGAGAAACCGACTAGCGCAGCGGCGACCGCAAATCACGAAACGGTCACGCAGTCGGTGGACGTCGCATCTGCTGCCAACCCGGGCACCGATTCTTCTGCAGCGCCCAATCAAGTGACGATCGACAATTTTGCGTTCAATCCTCAAACGTTGACTGTCCACGTGGGCACTAAGGTGACTTGGATCAATCATGACGATGTGCCACATACCGCGACCAGCGCAGTCAAACCAACGGTCTTCGATTCGAAAGCGTTAGACACCGACGATAAGTTTTCCTTCGTGTTCACCGCTCCGGGCACCTATCCGTATTTCTGCGCCGTGCATCCGCACATGACCGGTGAAATCGTGGTCAAGTAA
- a CDS encoding HEAT repeat domain-containing protein, whose amino-acid sequence MTKGLEATFRLLTKTKNEAAVAALIPALDSAHLAIQDEALRALLDRHSITGQKEIVRRLHEINPRWEAIIAERHGRMSAALRDAVLATSPQLCQNGCRATLWFHEYDLLPALINASEDESNPNRALVAATLLQLAELLYDELAAPRDYRNRRDPQLVRQHVIGNLEQSVRRYSKHRITAVIEAFLLLVHHDNTTLKQILSDPLDPSYRPIIEVLTNSPRSGIIRLAMSFLDDPFAPSAAITLLAHRCDPRFVECLARKIGTEPSNAVVQNLKKIDALAWLQSEPVFLAQFDDAAQAGAVQLATRSAMSRRAVFKMLEFLMAKGREGGRRAASQALAQFNGAEANSLVMRSMTSDADPQVQANLLGQLRPRGIPGALARLVEMLESPHEVVRRAVRDSLAEFNFRRFLAAFDMLDDEVRRSTGAMVKKIDPDSIPALKEELSAKSRTRRLRGIAAAEAMGIVPDLEQPFVARLTDEDHVVRAEAARALRYCDSPAVHQALQEARADRSLVVREAAEESLERLKYGPAQPLPPLAAPLMPLPPMPFGEIKQ is encoded by the coding sequence GTGACGAAAGGCCTGGAAGCCACTTTCCGACTCCTCACCAAGACCAAGAATGAAGCGGCCGTCGCCGCTCTCATTCCGGCGCTCGACTCCGCGCACCTCGCGATTCAGGACGAAGCCCTGCGGGCCCTGTTGGACCGCCATAGCATCACCGGGCAAAAGGAGATCGTCCGGCGACTGCACGAAATCAATCCGCGCTGGGAAGCGATCATCGCCGAGCGCCATGGCCGGATGTCGGCCGCCTTGCGCGACGCCGTGCTCGCCACCAGTCCGCAGCTTTGCCAAAACGGTTGCCGGGCGACTCTCTGGTTCCATGAATACGATCTGTTGCCGGCGCTGATCAACGCCTCGGAAGACGAGTCGAACCCCAATCGCGCGTTGGTCGCCGCGACGCTCTTGCAGCTCGCCGAGCTGCTCTACGACGAATTGGCCGCGCCGCGCGACTATCGCAATCGACGCGATCCGCAGCTCGTGCGCCAGCACGTGATCGGCAATCTCGAGCAATCGGTCCGCCGCTACAGCAAGCATCGCATTACCGCGGTGATCGAGGCGTTCCTCTTGCTGGTGCACCACGACAACACGACGCTCAAGCAGATCCTGTCCGACCCGCTCGACCCGAGCTACCGGCCGATCATCGAAGTGCTCACGAACAGCCCGCGTAGCGGCATCATTCGTCTCGCGATGAGCTTCCTCGACGATCCGTTCGCTCCCTCGGCGGCAATCACGCTCTTGGCCCACCGCTGCGATCCACGATTCGTGGAGTGCCTGGCCCGCAAGATCGGAACCGAGCCGTCCAACGCCGTGGTGCAAAACCTCAAGAAGATCGACGCCCTGGCCTGGCTGCAAAGCGAGCCGGTGTTCCTGGCGCAGTTCGACGACGCTGCTCAGGCCGGCGCCGTGCAACTCGCCACGCGCTCGGCGATGAGCCGCCGGGCGGTGTTCAAGATGCTCGAATTCCTGATGGCCAAAGGGCGCGAAGGGGGCCGACGCGCCGCTTCGCAGGCCCTGGCCCAATTCAACGGCGCCGAGGCCAATTCACTCGTCATGCGTAGCATGACGAGCGACGCCGATCCGCAGGTGCAGGCGAATCTGCTCGGCCAGCTTCGGCCACGCGGGATTCCCGGGGCGCTGGCCCGCCTGGTCGAAATGCTCGAAAGTCCGCACGAGGTCGTTCGCCGTGCCGTCCGCGATAGCCTGGCCGAATTCAACTTCAGGCGGTTCCTGGCCGCCTTCGACATGCTCGACGATGAGGTCCGCCGCAGCACCGGGGCGATGGTCAAGAAGATCGATCCGGATTCGATCCCAGCCCTCAAGGAGGAATTGTCCGCGAAATCGCGCACGCGGCGGCTGCGGGGCATCGCCGCGGCCGAGGCGATGGGAATCGTCCCCGATTTGGAACAGCCATTCGTCGCACGGCTCACCGACGAAGACCACGTCGTTCGAGCGGAAGCGGCTCGGGCGCTAAGGTACTGCGACAGTCCGGCGGTGCATCAGGCGCTTCAAGAGGCCCGCGCCGACCGCAGTCTTGTCGTGCGCGAGGCGGCGGAGGAAAGCCTCGAGCGGCTGAAATACGGCCCGGCCCAGCCGCTGCCGCCACTTGCCGCCCCGCTCATGCCGCTCCCTCCGATGCCGTTTGGGGAGATAAAACAATGA
- a CDS encoding metal-dependent hydrolase, translating into MYYIDPHIHMVSRVTDDYETLAKMGCVGMSEPAFWAGFDRSSADSFRDYFRQLTDFEPRRAAAYGISHFTWICINAKEAENVSLARDVIRLIPEFLDRPGVLGVGEIGLNKNTRNESTIFFEQAELAHRLKQQILIHTPHLDDKYKGTRMILDMLADFRSLDRQRVLVDHVEEHTIRLVLEQGYWAGMTLYPVSKCTPERAVDMVEMYGPERLLVNSAGDWGPSKPTAVPDFILAMRKRGHPESLIRRVVYENPLKFFGQSRNFEFTPPDQTAAEPQPAISAGGNGLHSPDPQAKMAVARE; encoded by the coding sequence ATGTACTACATTGATCCACATATCCACATGGTCTCGCGGGTCACGGACGACTACGAGACGCTGGCCAAGATGGGTTGCGTCGGGATGAGCGAGCCGGCGTTTTGGGCCGGGTTCGATCGCAGCAGCGCGGATAGCTTTCGCGACTACTTTCGGCAGTTAACCGACTTCGAGCCGCGACGGGCCGCGGCCTACGGCATCAGCCATTTCACTTGGATCTGCATCAACGCCAAAGAGGCGGAGAACGTCAGCCTGGCCCGCGATGTGATTCGATTGATCCCGGAGTTTCTCGATCGGCCGGGCGTGCTGGGGGTGGGCGAGATCGGGTTGAACAAGAACACGCGGAACGAATCGACCATATTCTTCGAGCAGGCCGAGTTGGCCCACCGGCTCAAGCAGCAGATTCTGATTCACACGCCGCATCTGGATGACAAGTACAAGGGCACCCGGATGATCCTCGACATGCTGGCCGATTTCCGCTCGCTGGACCGGCAACGGGTGCTCGTGGATCATGTCGAGGAACACACGATCCGGCTCGTGCTCGAGCAAGGCTATTGGGCCGGCATGACCTTGTACCCGGTCAGCAAATGCACGCCGGAGCGGGCCGTCGATATGGTCGAGATGTACGGGCCGGAGCGGCTGTTGGTGAATTCGGCCGGGGATTGGGGACCGTCAAAGCCCACGGCCGTGCCCGATTTTATTTTGGCCATGCGAAAACGTGGGCATCCGGAATCGCTGATCCGGCGGGTGGTTTACGAGAATCCGCTGAAGTTTTTTGGCCAGAGCCGGAATTTCGAGTTCACACCACCGGACCAGACTGCCGCCGAACCGCAACCGGCGATTTCGGCTGGCGGCAACGGATTGCATTCGCCCGATCCGCAAGCGAAAATGGCCGTCGCTCGCGAGTGA
- a CDS encoding family 16 glycoside hydrolase, translating to MKHTFNILLALSLSYVLSSAARADGPADEVGFKSIFNGHDLKGWDGDPAHWSVSDGAIIGETTTDNPLKVNSFLIWRQGEVDDFELRCSYRLTSDWGNSGIQYRSKEMKEIGPWVVGGYQADIESGEQHTGGMYEERVRGIVAKRGQTVTVDADGKIAQGPPAGDPKELQSFVNKKDWNDYVVIAQGNHLTQKINGHVMCEVIDEQSSKRAFSGILALQLHAGKLPMHVEFKNIRLKRLPLADRKKVVMVAGKPSHGPGEHEFNAGTLLLKKCLDENAPQVLAAAYLNGWPDDPTAFDNADAIMLYMDGGEKHPVVARNRLAEIDRLTKRGVGVICAHYAVEVPKEKGGPEFERWIGGYFETFWSINPTWYMTSATLAKDHPITRGVKPFDIKDEWYYHMRFRPNMEGVTAILSAVPPDETRKGRDDAHGGNPAVRADIGKNVPEILCWAAERPDGGRGYGFTGGHYHLNWGNDDYRKLMLNAILWTAKAEVPADGVKSTVSADDLKANLDKKR from the coding sequence ATGAAACACACGTTCAACATCCTCCTCGCGCTGTCGCTATCGTACGTTCTTTCCTCCGCCGCTCGGGCCGACGGGCCGGCCGATGAAGTTGGCTTCAAATCGATCTTCAACGGCCACGACCTCAAGGGCTGGGACGGCGATCCGGCGCATTGGTCGGTCAGCGACGGCGCGATCATCGGCGAGACGACCACGGACAATCCGCTCAAAGTCAATTCGTTCCTGATCTGGCGGCAGGGAGAAGTGGACGATTTCGAGCTGCGTTGCTCGTATCGGCTCACCAGCGATTGGGGCAACTCGGGGATTCAATATCGCAGCAAGGAAATGAAGGAGATTGGCCCCTGGGTCGTCGGCGGCTACCAGGCCGATATCGAATCGGGCGAGCAGCATACGGGCGGAATGTATGAGGAGCGGGTCCGCGGGATCGTGGCCAAGCGCGGGCAGACCGTCACGGTGGATGCCGACGGCAAGATCGCGCAAGGTCCGCCGGCTGGCGATCCCAAGGAACTGCAGAGCTTCGTCAACAAGAAAGATTGGAACGACTACGTTGTCATCGCCCAGGGAAACCATCTGACGCAAAAGATCAATGGCCACGTGATGTGCGAAGTGATCGACGAGCAGTCGTCGAAGCGGGCGTTTTCGGGAATCCTCGCCTTGCAATTGCACGCCGGCAAACTGCCGATGCACGTCGAGTTCAAGAATATCCGGCTCAAGCGGCTACCGCTCGCCGATCGGAAGAAAGTGGTGATGGTCGCCGGCAAGCCAAGCCATGGGCCGGGCGAGCATGAATTCAACGCCGGCACGCTGTTGCTCAAGAAGTGCCTAGACGAAAACGCTCCTCAGGTACTGGCCGCGGCCTATCTCAACGGTTGGCCGGACGATCCGACGGCCTTCGACAACGCCGACGCGATCATGCTTTACATGGACGGCGGCGAGAAGCACCCGGTCGTCGCCCGAAATCGGCTGGCCGAGATCGATCGATTGACGAAGCGCGGCGTGGGCGTGATCTGCGCCCATTACGCGGTGGAAGTTCCCAAGGAGAAAGGGGGCCCCGAATTCGAGCGCTGGATCGGCGGATACTTTGAAACCTTTTGGTCGATCAATCCGACGTGGTACATGACCAGCGCGACGCTCGCCAAGGACCATCCCATCACTCGCGGCGTCAAGCCGTTCGACATCAAGGACGAATGGTACTACCACATGCGGTTCCGGCCGAATATGGAGGGAGTGACGGCCATCTTGAGCGCCGTTCCGCCGGACGAAACTCGAAAAGGGCGCGACGACGCTCACGGCGGCAATCCGGCCGTGCGGGCCGACATCGGCAAGAACGTCCCCGAGATTCTCTGCTGGGCGGCGGAACGCCCCGACGGCGGCCGCGGCTACGGCTTCACCGGCGGCCACTATCATCTCAACTGGGGAAACGACGACTACCGCAAGCTGATGCTCAACGCGATCCTCTGGACCGCGAAAGCCGAGGTGCCGGCGGATGGCGTTAAGTCAACCGTTTCGGCGGATGATCTGAAGGCGAATCTCGATAAGAAGCGGTAG
- a CDS encoding phosphopantothenoylcysteine decarboxylase, whose protein sequence is MSRLLITSGPTRQYLDPVRYLSNASSGRMGRALVEAAVARGHEVIVVTGPVEINYPAAARVIDVVSTEEMLAACQEVFPRCDGLIGVAAPCDYRPVRVEPHKIHRNGEPLVLELHETSDIVATLGAAKRPEQWLVGFALETEDHRFRAVTKLERKSCDLIVLNSPAAIGSPENSVEVLDSTGAIVAAIAGLKDEVARGVFQIIEERLIGGR, encoded by the coding sequence ATGTCCCGATTGCTCATCACCAGCGGTCCGACGCGGCAGTATCTCGATCCCGTGCGGTATCTGAGTAATGCATCGAGCGGGCGGATGGGGAGGGCACTGGTCGAGGCGGCGGTGGCGCGAGGTCACGAGGTGATCGTCGTCACCGGGCCAGTGGAGATCAATTATCCGGCCGCGGCACGAGTCATCGACGTCGTCTCAACCGAGGAGATGCTCGCCGCTTGCCAAGAGGTCTTTCCTCGCTGCGACGGCTTGATCGGCGTGGCCGCGCCGTGCGACTATCGTCCCGTGAGAGTTGAGCCGCACAAAATCCACCGCAATGGCGAGCCGCTGGTGCTCGAATTACACGAAACGTCCGACATCGTGGCGACGCTCGGCGCGGCGAAGCGGCCGGAGCAGTGGCTCGTCGGCTTCGCGCTGGAAACCGAGGACCATCGCTTCCGCGCCGTGACTAAGTTGGAGAGGAAAAGCTGCGATCTGATCGTGCTCAATAGCCCCGCGGCGATCGGATCCCCCGAGAATTCGGTCGAGGTCCTCGATAGCACGGGCGCGATCGTCGCCGCGATCGCGGGTTTGAAGGACGAGGTCGCCCGCGGCGTTTTTCAGATTATCGAGGAGCGGTTGATCGGCGGAAGGTAA
- a CDS encoding flavoprotein codes for MNGRELVVGVTGGIAAYKVAALASQLVQGGADVRVVMTRAAGKFIGPATFEALTGRPVLRSAFNDPDHPLGVHIDLADADLLCVAPATANFLAKAALGLADDLLSTLYLAFKGPVLVAPAMNDQMWDKPAVQRNVERLRADGVHFIGPEEGWLSCRTRGIGRMADPEQIRDAILKILAQ; via the coding sequence ATGAACGGCCGCGAGCTGGTCGTCGGCGTGACGGGTGGGATCGCCGCTTACAAAGTGGCGGCGCTGGCGAGCCAATTGGTCCAAGGCGGCGCCGACGTGCGGGTCGTTATGACCCGCGCGGCGGGCAAGTTCATCGGCCCCGCCACATTCGAGGCCCTCACAGGCCGGCCGGTCTTGCGATCGGCGTTCAACGACCCCGACCACCCGCTGGGCGTCCATATCGACTTGGCCGACGCCGATCTGCTTTGCGTCGCTCCGGCGACAGCCAACTTCCTGGCCAAAGCGGCGCTCGGCTTGGCCGACGACCTCTTGAGCACGCTCTATTTGGCGTTCAAAGGGCCGGTGCTCGTGGCCCCGGCAATGAACGACCAGATGTGGGACAAGCCGGCCGTGCAGCGGAACGTCGAACGACTGCGAGCCGACGGCGTCCATTTCATCGGTCCCGAAGAGGGCTGGCTCAGTTGCCGCACCCGCGGCATCGGCCGAATGGCCGATCCGGAACAAATCCGCGATGCGATCTTGAAGATTCTGGCGCAGTGA
- a CDS encoding DNA-directed RNA polymerase subunit omega — protein MLDELREEEIVNKVGGRFKLSTLIQKRLVALNAGSRPLVDLETENKLEIVIQEIMRDKIYLDTSANLRITGEHDEGGGPPELDLTKL, from the coding sequence ATGCTCGATGAACTCCGCGAGGAAGAAATCGTCAACAAGGTCGGGGGCCGCTTCAAGCTCTCGACCCTGATCCAGAAGCGGCTCGTGGCCCTCAATGCCGGCAGCCGGCCGTTGGTCGATCTGGAAACCGAAAACAAGCTGGAAATCGTGATTCAGGAGATCATGCGCGACAAGATCTACCTCGATACTTCGGCGAATTTGCGCATCACGGGCGAACACGACGAAGGGGGCGGTCCCCCTGAACTCGATCTTACGAAGCTATGA
- the gmk gene encoding guanylate kinase translates to MASGRLIVISGPAGAGKTTIVRELFARCERLVASVSATTRPPRPGERDGVDYHFLSLEEFERKRRAGEFLECFEVFGLGYWYGTLKSEVAPRLADGKWVVLEIDVDGTLAILEQYPDAVTIFVQPESLDELERRLRGRNTESEEVIQRRLEVARRELAHAEHYRYRIINRSVDRAVQEIEQILKQLET, encoded by the coding sequence ATGGCTTCCGGCCGACTCATCGTGATTTCAGGTCCCGCCGGCGCGGGGAAGACAACCATTGTCCGCGAGTTGTTTGCGCGCTGTGAACGGCTGGTGGCGAGCGTTTCCGCGACCACTCGGCCGCCGCGCCCCGGCGAGCGGGATGGCGTCGATTATCACTTCCTCTCGCTTGAGGAGTTCGAGCGCAAGCGGCGGGCCGGCGAGTTTCTGGAATGCTTCGAGGTCTTTGGCCTGGGATATTGGTACGGAACGCTCAAGAGCGAGGTGGCCCCTAGATTAGCGGACGGCAAGTGGGTAGTCTTAGAGATTGACGTCGATGGGACCTTGGCCATTCTGGAGCAGTATCCGGACGCGGTGACGATCTTCGTCCAACCGGAATCGCTCGACGAGCTGGAGCGGCGGCTCCGCGGCCGCAACACGGAGAGCGAAGAGGTGATTCAGCGTCGCCTGGAGGTCGCCCGCCGCGAATTGGCCCATGCCGAACACTATCGGTATCGAATAATCAACCGCTCGGTCGATCGCGCGGTTCAAGAGATCGAACAGATTCTGAAACAATTGGAGACCTAA